A portion of the Bifidobacterium sp. ESL0800 genome contains these proteins:
- a CDS encoding glucose-6-phosphate dehydrogenase assembly protein OpcA, producing MIIKMPNTQTDAVARKIEELHQKRGEAGNDRVLTLIISTVESELENALKIANFAGREHPCRVIAIVPNSKEVPFCDVDKEPDCYVTDSGDVETDLDAQVRFGADAGAGEVIILRPRGGLCQHTDTLVMPLLVPDTPVVTWWPTNPPANPSKDPLGAMAGSRITDALRSDDPDKTFDTLRANWEPKDVDFSWTRLTIWRAMLATTIDQPPHLPIESVKVIGQPDYLPLKLLAAWLALKLNVPVELGYVTGAEAITGVYLNRSDGTIALERPDSREAVISQPGQTPQRVAMPLRTLEDCLSEELRRIDPDEVYADVIAKGWGMVQG from the coding sequence ATGATCATCAAAATGCCGAATACCCAGACCGACGCCGTTGCGCGCAAAATCGAGGAACTCCATCAAAAGCGCGGCGAGGCCGGCAACGACCGCGTTTTGACGCTCATCATCTCGACCGTTGAGAGCGAGCTCGAAAACGCGCTGAAAATCGCCAATTTCGCAGGCCGCGAGCACCCCTGCCGCGTCATCGCCATCGTGCCGAACAGCAAGGAAGTGCCGTTCTGCGACGTCGACAAGGAACCGGACTGCTATGTCACCGATTCCGGCGACGTCGAGACCGACCTCGACGCGCAGGTTCGCTTCGGTGCCGACGCCGGTGCGGGCGAGGTCATCATCCTGCGTCCGCGCGGCGGGCTGTGCCAGCATACCGATACCTTGGTTATGCCGCTGCTGGTGCCCGATACACCGGTCGTCACCTGGTGGCCGACCAATCCGCCGGCGAACCCTTCTAAGGACCCGCTGGGAGCGATGGCCGGAAGCCGCATCACCGACGCCTTGCGTTCGGACGACCCCGACAAGACCTTTGACACGCTTCGTGCCAACTGGGAGCCCAAGGACGTCGACTTCTCCTGGACGCGTCTGACCATCTGGCGCGCGATGCTGGCCACCACCATCGACCAGCCGCCGCACCTGCCGATCGAGTCCGTCAAGGTGATCGGACAGCCCGATTATCTGCCGCTAAAACTGCTCGCCGCATGGCTCGCGCTGAAACTCAACGTGCCGGTCGAGCTCGGCTACGTCACCGGCGCCGAAGCCATCACCGGCGTCTATCTGAACCGCTCCGACGGCACGATTGCGCTGGAGCGCCCGGATTCGCGCGAAGCCGTCATCAGCCAGCCGGGGCAGACGCCGCAACGTGTCGCCATGCCGCTGCGCACGCTCGAGGACTGCCTGAGCGAGGAACTGCGCCGCATCGATCCGGACGAGGTCTACGCCGACGTCATCGCCAAGGGCTGGGGCATGGTTCAGGGCTGA
- the zwf gene encoding glucose-6-phosphate dehydrogenase yields MSEQQTWVNPLRDPRDLRLPRIAGPCSLVIFGVTGDLAKKKLLPAIYDLANRGLLPPSFGLIGFGRREWSNEEFANFVEECVKARCRTPFRESTWTNLAKGMRFVTGTFDDKAAFERLSQTVKELDRDRGTRGNHAFYMSVPPSAFPIVSQQLADSGLARSNDDAWRRVIIEKPFGHDLKSAKELDRVVSEVFDPSSVFRIDHYLGKETVQNMLALRFANSMFEPIWNSNYVDHVQITMAEDIGIGGRAGYYDGIGAARDVIQNHLLQLMALTAMEEPVSFAASDLTAEKTKVLSAVRLPHDLGAYTARGQYSAGWQGSQEVCGYLDEKGIDKSSTTETYAAITLGVDTRRWAGVPFYLRTGKRLGKRVTEIAVVFKRAPHLPFEQTAVRELGNNAIVIRVQPNEGVTMRFGAKVPGATAMEVRDVSMDFSYGRSFTENSPEAYERLILDVLLGDPPLFPTTAEVDLSWKILDPIEEYWSTLGQPQPYRAGTWGPKVADEMLARDGRHWRMP; encoded by the coding sequence ATGAGTGAACAACAAACTTGGGTGAACCCTCTGCGCGATCCGCGAGACCTGCGGCTGCCACGCATTGCCGGACCCTGCAGCCTGGTGATTTTCGGCGTCACCGGCGACCTGGCGAAAAAGAAACTGCTGCCGGCCATCTACGATCTGGCCAACCGCGGGCTGCTGCCGCCGAGCTTCGGGCTGATCGGATTCGGCCGCCGCGAATGGAGCAACGAGGAGTTCGCCAACTTCGTGGAAGAATGCGTGAAGGCTCGCTGCCGCACGCCGTTCCGCGAATCGACCTGGACGAACCTCGCCAAGGGCATGCGCTTCGTCACCGGCACGTTCGACGACAAGGCGGCCTTCGAGCGCCTGAGCCAGACGGTCAAGGAACTCGACCGCGACCGCGGCACGCGCGGCAACCACGCCTTCTACATGTCCGTGCCGCCGAGCGCCTTCCCCATCGTCTCCCAGCAACTGGCCGATTCCGGGCTCGCGCGCTCCAACGACGACGCATGGCGCAGGGTCATCATCGAGAAACCGTTCGGCCACGACCTGAAAAGCGCGAAGGAGCTCGACCGCGTGGTCTCCGAGGTCTTCGACCCGAGCTCGGTCTTCCGTATCGACCACTATCTGGGCAAGGAGACCGTGCAGAACATGCTGGCGCTGCGCTTTGCCAACTCCATGTTCGAGCCGATCTGGAACTCCAACTACGTCGACCACGTGCAGATCACCATGGCCGAGGACATCGGCATCGGCGGCCGCGCCGGCTACTATGACGGCATCGGCGCCGCGCGAGACGTAATACAAAATCATCTCTTGCAGCTGATGGCGCTGACCGCGATGGAGGAGCCGGTGAGCTTCGCCGCCAGTGACCTCACGGCCGAAAAGACGAAGGTGCTTTCCGCCGTCCGTCTGCCGCACGACCTCGGCGCCTACACCGCCCGCGGCCAGTATTCCGCGGGATGGCAGGGTTCGCAGGAAGTCTGCGGCTACCTCGACGAAAAAGGCATCGACAAGTCCAGCACCACCGAGACCTACGCCGCCATCACGCTCGGCGTCGACACGCGCCGTTGGGCCGGGGTGCCGTTCTACCTGCGTACCGGCAAGCGCCTGGGCAAGCGCGTCACCGAGATCGCCGTGGTCTTCAAACGCGCCCCGCATCTGCCCTTCGAGCAGACCGCCGTACGCGAGCTCGGCAACAACGCCATCGTCATCCGCGTGCAGCCCAACGAAGGCGTCACCATGCGTTTCGGCGCGAAGGTGCCCGGCGCCACCGCCATGGAGGTGCGCGACGTGTCGATGGACTTCAGCTACGGTCGTTCGTTCACCGAGAACTCGCCCGAGGCCTACGAGCGCCTGATTTTGGACGTCTTGCTCGGCGATCCGCCGCTCTTCCCGACCACGGCCGAGGTCGACCTGAGCTGGAAGATCCTCGACCCGATCGAAGAATATTGGTCCACACTCGGCCAGCCGCAGCCGTACCGCGCCGGCACTTGGGGACCCAAGGTTGCCGACGAAATGCTCGCACGCGATGGACGCCATTGGAGGATGCCATGA
- a CDS encoding ATP-binding protein, with protein sequence MIERTLSTYVKKLATWFPVVSITGPRQSGKSTLIQSVFGDYEYINLERPNVRANALNDPVSFIENRPDRLIIDEAQYAPDLFSMIQTESDRRGTTGQYILSGSQNFLMLKNVKQSLAGRAGIARLLPLSYMEAQGSAQKPSADEFMLRGGYPRPYDVGIDLDAYFDAYISSYIERDVKDYLDVRNIDDFRRFLRLCALNTGNLTNYTNLANDLGVSFRTVKSWLSILESSYILFTLPPYFKSAGKRVVKTPKLYFYDTGLLCNLLGIHSMEQLLNHEMFGAVFENLIVAETAKHYYNEGKKPELYFYRDADKQEVDLIDKYESAAPKLLEIKSSKTYHDRQGRTLAKLGGLLGVPRERCAIVYRGTGPMQLDQYAVINATDYLRFDYPDATLPGTRPTTK encoded by the coding sequence ATGATCGAGCGAACCTTGAGCACATACGTCAAGAAACTCGCGACGTGGTTCCCGGTGGTGTCGATCACCGGGCCCCGCCAAAGCGGCAAGTCCACGCTCATCCAGAGCGTGTTCGGCGACTACGAGTACATCAACCTGGAGAGGCCGAACGTACGTGCCAACGCGCTGAACGATCCGGTCAGCTTCATCGAGAACCGCCCGGACAGGCTCATCATCGACGAGGCGCAATATGCGCCCGACCTGTTTTCGATGATCCAGACGGAGTCGGACCGGCGCGGCACCACCGGCCAATACATCCTCTCCGGCTCCCAGAATTTCCTGATGCTGAAGAACGTCAAGCAATCGCTCGCCGGGAGAGCCGGCATCGCACGCCTGCTGCCGCTTTCCTATATGGAAGCGCAAGGCTCCGCGCAAAAACCTTCCGCGGACGAATTCATGCTGCGCGGTGGCTACCCGCGCCCGTACGACGTCGGCATCGATCTCGACGCCTATTTCGACGCCTACATCAGCAGCTACATCGAGCGCGACGTCAAAGACTATCTGGACGTCCGCAACATCGACGACTTCCGCCGTTTCCTGAGGCTTTGCGCCCTGAACACTGGCAACCTGACCAACTACACGAACCTCGCGAACGACCTGGGGGTGAGCTTCCGGACGGTGAAATCATGGCTGTCGATCCTCGAATCGAGCTACATCCTGTTCACTCTGCCCCCGTACTTCAAAAGCGCCGGCAAACGCGTTGTCAAGACACCGAAACTCTACTTCTACGACACCGGCCTGCTGTGCAACCTCTTGGGCATTCATAGCATGGAACAGCTGCTCAACCACGAAATGTTCGGCGCGGTATTCGAGAACCTTATCGTTGCGGAGACGGCGAAACACTATTACAACGAAGGCAAAAAGCCGGAACTGTATTTCTACCGCGACGCCGACAAGCAGGAAGTGGACTTGATCGACAAGTACGAATCCGCGGCGCCGAAACTGCTGGAGATCAAATCATCGAAAACCTACCACGACAGGCAGGGCAGGACACTCGCCAAGCTCGGCGGGCTGCTGGGTGTGCCTCGCGAACGGTGCGCCATCGTCTACCGCGGGACCGGGCCGATGCAGCTCGATCAGTACGCCGTCATCAACGCCACCGACTACCTCAGGTTCGACTACCCCGACGCAACCCTGCCCGGCACCCGGCCCACAACCAAGTAG
- a CDS encoding DUF3021 domain-containing protein — MLEENDKVGNSVSGDRSERSLQSGETERREAKDGNMRNGRSHTPGKSNLRVSHHGQQGILHDPLSQILYHLFAAIAVGTVMLVVFELIVPNWIPINRMSIITLLGPEIVVGLLDYLLFHVEVSLSIAIPVHCVCTFAAFSAWVFVNGWTIVFREQLVYFILSFVVIYALVWLGLIVYYKFVAWEINRSVAERFNRRQGRQ, encoded by the coding sequence GTGTTAGAGGAAAATGACAAGGTCGGTAATTCTGTGTCTGGGGATCGCAGTGAACGTTCGTTGCAATCGGGAGAAACGGAACGTCGCGAAGCGAAGGATGGCAATATGCGCAATGGTCGTTCACACACGCCGGGGAAGAGCAACCTTCGGGTGTCCCATCATGGGCAGCAAGGTATTTTGCACGATCCGCTTTCGCAGATTCTTTATCATCTTTTCGCCGCCATTGCCGTAGGCACGGTGATGTTGGTTGTTTTCGAGCTCATCGTCCCGAACTGGATTCCCATCAATAGAATGAGCATAATAACGTTGCTTGGCCCGGAGATCGTGGTCGGTCTGCTCGACTATCTGCTGTTCCACGTGGAAGTCTCGCTGTCCATCGCCATTCCGGTTCACTGCGTGTGCACGTTCGCCGCCTTCAGCGCGTGGGTGTTCGTCAACGGGTGGACGATTGTGTTCCGCGAGCAGCTTGTATATTTCATTCTTTCCTTCGTCGTGATCTACGCGTTGGTCTGGCTGGGTCTGATAGTGTATTACAAGTTCGTTGCCTGGGAAATCAACCGCAGCGTTGCCGAGCGTTTCAACCGCAGGCAGGGCCGGCAGTAG
- a CDS encoding leucine-rich repeat domain-containing protein → MTSGKHTQKNPRAHRFAAASIAALAGLAMLIPTAGAMASPEPADNANVPAQSASADGQTKAGQEAKNAEGQTVPGAAKASNTGTQKRTSMPKRQNLQQQPTRQLVPATQGLSKPAPSPQSGCTVGTSTIAQCFPDHNLAQAVAYVNGVNIEATFTQAQINATTQVGVGGQKPEEYQVTDLTGIEYLTNLTSLDISCNQITDVTLLKGLTNLTSLIISGNQITDVTPLKELTNLTNLKALENNISDITPLKNLTNLTNLVLEVNAISDITPLGGLTNLTDLDIARNEISDITPLGGLTNLTDLDISLNDVTDVTPLKGLVNLTTLMLADNLWLKDIAPLSYLTSLTHLNIACTKIDDVTPLRNLIHLTDLDLSINPISDVTPLKNLTNLTDLDISHDRISDISPLKDLPNATLKAWDQYITLPATSSLPLNITTAKDLNGSYITPTLDPTTGSYNPTTGTTTWNKGTLQYNKYATLTFSTPASSTRSLTLVQFSGTIERRLVPPSPTPDPTPTPTPTPTPIPTPTPTPTPTPQQPAPKAPSKPKPEQKPQAAPKQQLVTTGSAVIPVIAAAAVLLAAGAAITIVAYARKHKE, encoded by the coding sequence ATGACGAGCGGCAAACACACCCAAAAGAACCCACGGGCCCACCGGTTCGCCGCCGCATCAATCGCGGCCCTGGCAGGACTGGCCATGCTCATCCCGACCGCCGGCGCCATGGCCAGCCCGGAACCCGCCGACAATGCGAACGTTCCAGCACAGAGCGCGTCGGCCGACGGCCAGACGAAAGCAGGCCAAGAAGCAAAGAACGCAGAAGGCCAGACGGTTCCCGGAGCCGCGAAAGCGTCGAACACGGGCACACAAAAGCGGACTTCCATGCCCAAGCGCCAAAACCTGCAGCAACAGCCCACGCGGCAATTGGTACCCGCCACGCAAGGTCTCTCGAAGCCGGCCCCAAGCCCGCAAAGCGGTTGCACCGTCGGCACCAGCACCATCGCCCAGTGCTTCCCCGACCATAATCTTGCGCAAGCCGTGGCCTACGTCAACGGTGTGAATATTGAAGCGACATTCACACAAGCGCAAATCAATGCCACAACACAGGTCGGCGTGGGTGGCCAAAAACCGGAAGAATATCAAGTCACTGATCTCACTGGAATCGAATACCTCACCAACCTCACATCGCTGGACATCTCTTGCAACCAAATCACCGATGTCACGCTGCTGAAAGGACTCACCAACCTCACATCGCTAATCATCTCCGGCAACCAAATCACCGATGTCACGCCGCTGAAAGAACTCACCAACCTCACCAACCTCAAGGCTTTAGAAAACAACATCAGCGACATCACGCCGCTGAAAAACCTCACCAACCTCACCAACCTCGTCCTCGAAGTGAACGCAATCAGCGACATCACACCACTGGGAGGACTCACCAACCTCACCGACCTCGACATTGCTCGCAACGAGATCAGCGACATCACACCACTGGGAGGACTCACCAACCTCACCGACCTCGACATTTCCCTTAATGATGTCACAGACGTCACACCGCTAAAGGGACTGGTCAACCTCACCACTCTTATGCTGGCAGATAATTTGTGGCTCAAAGACATCGCGCCACTTAGCTATCTCACCTCCCTCACCCACCTTAATATAGCTTGCACCAAAATCGACGACGTCACACCGCTCAGGAACCTCATCCACCTCACCGACCTCGATTTGTCCATCAACCCCATCAGCGACGTCACACCGCTGAAAAACCTCACCAATCTCACCGACCTTGACATCAGCCACGACAGAATCAGCGACATCAGTCCGCTCAAAGACCTTCCAAACGCTACACTAAAAGCCTGGGATCAATACATAACACTTCCAGCTACCAGCTCCCTGCCGTTAAACATCACCACGGCCAAAGACCTCAACGGTTCCTACATCACACCCACGTTGGATCCCACGACGGGTTCGTACAATCCCACGACGGGGACCACCACCTGGAACAAGGGCACATTGCAATACAACAAATATGCCACCCTTACTTTCAGCACCCCGGCAAGCTCGACCCGTTCCCTCACTCTCGTTCAGTTCAGCGGCACCATCGAGCGCAGGCTAGTACCTCCCTCACCAACGCCCGATCCAACGCCCACGCCCACACCCACACCCACGCCGATACCAACGCCCACACCGACGCCCACTCCGACGCCACAGCAGCCGGCCCCGAAGGCTCCGTCCAAGCCCAAGCCCGAACAGAAGCCGCAGGCCGCCCCCAAGCAGCAGCTCGTGACCACCGGCAGCGCTGTGATTCCCGTCATCGCGGCAGCGGCAGTCCTCCTGGCGGCAGGAGCTGCGATCACCATCGTCGCATACGCCAGGAAGCACAAGGAATAA
- a CDS encoding LytTR family DNA-binding domain-containing protein, translated as MDVTFQANSALPQGQVNVIVEASEFSNNAEQALKSIQALGNRRVSAIPVTTQTGLQLVRESDIVALEVQGSLVLIRILAPAGAVGAAEDEGVQVVATADTLVHVLSLLPATCIRVSKQAAININQLQSLEGSYSGNMTAHLTGGIDETVSRRYVDALRRAIGA; from the coding sequence ATGGATGTTACGTTTCAGGCTAATTCGGCCTTGCCGCAAGGGCAGGTGAACGTCATCGTTGAGGCATCGGAGTTCAGCAACAACGCGGAGCAAGCACTGAAGAGTATCCAGGCTTTGGGTAATCGGCGGGTTTCCGCCATTCCTGTCACCACGCAAACTGGACTGCAGTTGGTGCGCGAGTCAGATATCGTCGCTTTGGAGGTGCAGGGCAGCTTGGTGCTGATCCGCATCCTCGCTCCGGCCGGGGCCGTTGGCGCCGCCGAAGATGAGGGTGTGCAGGTCGTTGCGACCGCAGATACATTGGTGCATGTGTTGAGCCTGTTGCCTGCGACTTGCATCAGGGTTTCCAAGCAAGCTGCCATCAACATCAATCAACTGCAGTCGTTGGAAGGAAGTTATTCCGGCAATATGACCGCCCATCTTACCGGTGGGATAGATGAGACGGTGAGCCGTCGTTACGTTGACGCTCTACGCAGAGCGATAGGAGCATGA